Proteins co-encoded in one Acidovorax sp. 69 genomic window:
- a CDS encoding EAL domain-containing protein, with protein MTPHPHDGNAPSAANAQAASRLVAVKRATSHRWLPVVLPPLIALLTLGLTFLYWQSEENSTRNRREQNFEAAAGQIAYNLKDRMATYEVVLRGVKGYFEGSERIDREEFQAYVGALQLRETRPGLQGVTLILRLPGTALTAHTNDMRQRGFAQYTVRPPGEREVYAPITHIEPLDDSNLKALGFDVLTIPVAKEALDRASDTGELALSGRLTLMQTGNSGLVMYLPIYDAAANTQTMEGRRKGIAGWVSAPFRMADVIGGMSREFDTDIGLQILDSTSGTRAADALLFSDAAQAAPVPGGGLQTTRELEIGGRRWTLQMTPQPAFALRFKNEGHHPVALMGTVLSLILAWFTWLLATGRERALGLARDMTAELRATRDDLESTLNAIPDLLFELGLDGCIHHYRSARSDMLAIPPEMFLGRLMSDVVPAEAAAGCLEALEAAHRTGYSTGHQYRLELDGITHWFELSIARKESAAPGDEPRFIALSRDVTERKLAEARTHQLAYFDALTGLPNRRMLLDRMEHALHNAQKAAQVGAVLYIDLDNFKQINDARGHSLGDALIVQVAQRLTQQLRAGDTVARLGGDEFVVLVHNVASDMESGGRAALLVAEEIRVVLEAPYTIDTHLYSTTGSIGITLFPKRGEGVEDLLREADTAMYRAKDLGRNRIRFYEAAMQADVQERLALEQDLKKAHAQGELAAFVQNQVDAAGNVVGGELLMRWNHPTRGNVPPSRFIPVAEASGLILRMGDWMIQQACETLAHLQASGRELSLSVNVSQRQFRQDDFVERVRHMLAHTGANPAHLILEVTESLLIENLEDTIARMTEIVQLGVRFSIDDFGTGYSSLAYLKRLPLFELKIDKSFVDDTPDDPNDTAIVQSIISVARHLNLRVVAEGVETRAQADFLVDSRCDCLQGYLFGRPEPLAGWLARVT; from the coding sequence ATGACACCACATCCCCATGACGGCAATGCCCCATCCGCAGCCAATGCGCAGGCGGCATCACGCCTTGTGGCGGTCAAAAGGGCAACCAGCCACCGCTGGTTGCCGGTGGTGCTCCCCCCGTTGATTGCGCTGCTCACACTGGGTTTGACCTTTCTCTACTGGCAAAGCGAAGAGAACAGCACGCGGAACCGGCGCGAGCAGAATTTTGAGGCGGCCGCCGGCCAGATTGCCTACAACCTCAAGGACCGGATGGCCACGTACGAAGTGGTTCTGCGTGGTGTCAAAGGGTATTTCGAAGGGTCCGAGCGCATTGACCGGGAGGAGTTTCAGGCCTACGTGGGTGCCTTGCAGCTGCGCGAGACGCGGCCCGGCCTGCAAGGCGTGACGCTCATCCTGCGACTGCCTGGTACCGCGCTGACGGCACATACCAATGACATGCGCCAGCGCGGTTTTGCCCAATACACCGTGCGTCCTCCCGGGGAGCGTGAGGTCTATGCGCCCATCACCCATATCGAACCGCTGGATGACAGCAACCTCAAGGCGTTGGGGTTTGACGTGCTGACCATCCCGGTTGCCAAGGAGGCATTGGACCGCGCCAGCGACACGGGTGAGCTGGCGCTGTCCGGTCGGTTGACGCTCATGCAAACCGGTAACTCGGGGCTTGTGATGTACCTGCCGATCTACGACGCAGCCGCAAACACCCAGACCATGGAAGGCCGACGCAAGGGGATCGCGGGATGGGTGTCCGCTCCGTTTCGCATGGCGGACGTGATCGGCGGGATGTCGCGAGAGTTCGATACCGACATCGGTCTGCAGATTCTGGACAGCACAAGCGGAACCCGGGCGGCCGATGCATTGCTCTTCAGCGACGCCGCACAGGCCGCCCCGGTGCCCGGTGGCGGTCTTCAGACTACCCGCGAGCTGGAGATCGGCGGGCGCCGCTGGACGCTGCAGATGACCCCTCAGCCTGCCTTTGCACTGCGCTTCAAGAACGAAGGCCATCATCCGGTCGCCCTGATGGGCACGGTGCTGAGCCTCATCCTGGCATGGTTCACGTGGTTGCTGGCCACTGGGCGCGAGCGGGCCTTGGGCCTGGCACGCGACATGACGGCCGAATTGCGTGCCACGCGTGACGACCTGGAGAGCACGCTCAACGCCATTCCCGATCTGCTCTTCGAATTGGGGCTGGACGGTTGTATTCACCACTACCGCTCGGCCCGATCAGACATGCTGGCCATTCCCCCGGAGATGTTTCTGGGCCGCTTGATGAGCGATGTGGTCCCCGCCGAAGCCGCCGCAGGCTGCCTTGAGGCGCTGGAGGCCGCGCACCGCACGGGATACTCGACAGGCCACCAATACCGCCTGGAGCTGGATGGCATCACGCACTGGTTTGAGCTGTCGATCGCCCGCAAAGAAAGCGCCGCGCCTGGCGATGAGCCCCGGTTCATCGCGCTGTCTCGCGACGTCACAGAACGCAAGCTGGCCGAGGCACGCACGCACCAGTTGGCGTATTTCGATGCACTCACCGGCCTGCCCAATCGGCGCATGCTGCTCGACCGCATGGAGCATGCATTGCACAACGCCCAGAAGGCTGCGCAGGTGGGGGCGGTGCTCTACATAGACCTCGACAACTTCAAACAGATCAACGATGCGCGGGGGCACTCACTGGGCGATGCTTTGATCGTGCAGGTGGCTCAGCGTCTCACCCAGCAACTGCGCGCCGGCGACACCGTGGCGCGCCTGGGTGGCGATGAGTTTGTGGTGCTGGTACACAACGTGGCATCCGACATGGAGTCGGGCGGACGGGCGGCGCTGTTGGTGGCCGAAGAGATCCGCGTGGTGCTGGAAGCGCCCTACACCATCGACACGCACCTCTACAGCACCACGGGCAGTATTGGCATCACGCTGTTCCCCAAGCGCGGCGAGGGGGTGGAAGACCTGCTGCGCGAAGCCGACACCGCCATGTACCGCGCCAAGGACCTGGGCCGCAACCGCATCCGCTTTTACGAGGCGGCCATGCAGGCCGACGTGCAGGAGCGCCTGGCGTTGGAACAGGACTTGAAGAAAGCCCATGCCCAGGGCGAACTGGCCGCGTTTGTGCAAAACCAGGTGGATGCCGCAGGCAACGTGGTTGGGGGCGAGCTGCTGATGCGCTGGAACCACCCCACGCGGGGCAATGTGCCACCCAGCCGCTTCATTCCTGTCGCTGAAGCCTCGGGCCTCATCTTGCGCATGGGCGACTGGATGATCCAGCAGGCCTGCGAAACCCTCGCGCACCTGCAGGCATCGGGGCGCGAGCTGTCGCTCTCGGTCAATGTGAGCCAACGGCAGTTCCGCCAGGATGATTTTGTGGAGCGCGTGCGCCACATGCTGGCCCACACCGGCGCCAACCCGGCCCACCTGATCCTGGAAGTGACGGAAAGCCTGCTCATCGAGAACCTGGAAGACACCATCGCCCGCATGACCGAAATCGTGCAACTGGGCGTGCGGTTTTCCATCGACGACTTTGGCACCGGCTATTCGAGCCTGGCCTACCTCAAGCGGCTGCCGCTTTTTGAACTCAAGATCGACAAGAGTTTTGTGGACGATACCCCGGACGACCCCAACGACACGGCCATCGTGCAGTCCATCATCTCTGTGGCCCGCCACCTGAACCTGCGTGTGGTGGCAGAGGGGGTTGAGACCCGCGCCCAAGCGGATTTTCTGGTGGACAGCCGGTGCGATTGCCTGCAGGGCTACCTGTTTGGGCGGCCGGAGCCGCTGGCCGGGTGGCTGGCGCGGGTCACGTAG
- a CDS encoding alkane 1-monooxygenase, whose amino-acid sequence MMQHTAPCDDPPYRDRKRYAWLLSLVVPCTVGAGPALMWWTGEPLALWTPVAFFYIVAPLLDWLLGVDQSNPPESAVPALERDRYYRRITYLLVPVLWAAFIFSAWFVATHPLPWHGVLAMVLTTGTVGGFCINLGHELGHKNTALERWLAKLVLAPTAYGHFFIEHNRGHHRDVATPTDPASSRMGESIYRFVLREMPGALRRAWALEKDRLVRQHQPLLSWHNEILQPALVTALLWGALALWLGVFILPFLWVASFWANFQLTSANYVEHYGLLRARDASGRYEPCRPQHSWNSNHAFSNWALFHLQRHSDHHAHPLRRYQSLRHFEQAPQLPIGYFGMFTLAYVPPLWRRVMDPRLLAMVGRDASHINIDPCQRAQVVGRYGLRDVAPPVA is encoded by the coding sequence ATGATGCAGCACACAGCCCCCTGTGACGACCCGCCCTACCGTGATCGCAAACGGTACGCGTGGCTGCTGTCGCTGGTGGTGCCCTGCACCGTGGGCGCGGGCCCTGCATTGATGTGGTGGACGGGCGAGCCGCTGGCGCTGTGGACGCCGGTGGCCTTTTTCTACATCGTCGCCCCATTGCTGGACTGGCTGCTGGGTGTGGATCAGAGCAACCCGCCCGAATCCGCAGTGCCCGCGCTGGAGCGCGACCGCTACTACCGCCGCATCACCTACCTGCTGGTGCCTGTGCTGTGGGCGGCCTTCATCTTCAGCGCCTGGTTTGTGGCAACCCATCCTTTGCCCTGGCATGGCGTGCTGGCCATGGTGCTGACCACGGGCACAGTGGGTGGCTTCTGCATCAACCTCGGGCATGAACTGGGCCACAAAAACACCGCGCTAGAGCGCTGGCTGGCCAAGCTGGTGCTGGCCCCCACGGCCTATGGGCATTTTTTCATCGAGCACAACCGGGGCCACCACCGCGATGTAGCCACCCCGACCGACCCGGCATCGTCACGCATGGGCGAGTCCATCTACCGCTTTGTGCTGCGTGAAATGCCAGGCGCCTTGCGTCGCGCCTGGGCACTCGAAAAAGACCGGCTTGTACGGCAACACCAGCCGCTGCTGTCCTGGCACAACGAGATCCTGCAGCCCGCGCTGGTCACAGCGCTGCTGTGGGGCGCGCTCGCCCTGTGGCTGGGTGTGTTCATCCTGCCGTTTTTATGGGTGGCGTCGTTCTGGGCCAACTTTCAGCTCACATCGGCCAACTATGTGGAACACTATGGTCTGCTGCGCGCACGCGATGCCAGTGGCCGCTACGAGCCCTGCCGCCCGCAGCACTCGTGGAACAGCAACCACGCGTTCTCCAACTGGGCGCTGTTCCATCTGCAACGGCATTCGGACCACCACGCCCACCCGCTGCGCCGTTACCAGTCACTGCGGCATTTTGAGCAAGCCCCCCAGTTGCCCATCGGCTACTTCGGCATGTTCACCCTGGCCTACGTGCCGCCTCTGTGGCGCCGCGTGATGGACCCGCGCCTGCTGGCGATGGTGGGCCGCGATGCCAGCCACATCAACATCGACCCGTGCCAACGCGCGCAGGTGGTGGGGCGCTATGGCCTGCGAGATGTCGCGCCGCCAGTGGCGTGA
- a CDS encoding GntR family transcriptional regulator produces MSALTLTPRALYEEVAEQLRQRIFRRELEPGSWIDELKIAEEFGISRTPLREALKVLAAEGLVTMKVRRGAYVTEMSEKDLRDVYHLLSLLESDAAGVVATTATPQQLKELQDLHAELEAAAAERERFFAVNERFHMLLLELADNRWRSQMVADLRKVMKLNRHNSLLKQGRIEDSLNEHRAILAGMVARDGKATVKAMQAHFAQGLEAATPD; encoded by the coding sequence ATGTCTGCCCTCACCCTCACTCCCCGCGCGCTCTATGAAGAAGTGGCCGAGCAATTGCGCCAGCGCATCTTCCGCCGCGAGCTGGAGCCCGGTAGCTGGATCGACGAATTGAAGATTGCCGAGGAGTTCGGTATCAGCCGCACCCCCCTGCGCGAGGCGCTGAAGGTGCTGGCGGCCGAAGGCCTGGTCACGATGAAGGTGCGCCGTGGCGCCTATGTGACCGAAATGAGCGAAAAAGACCTGCGCGACGTGTACCACCTGCTCAGCCTGCTGGAGAGCGACGCGGCAGGCGTGGTGGCCACCACCGCCACCCCACAACAACTGAAAGAGCTGCAGGACCTGCACGCCGAACTGGAAGCCGCCGCAGCCGAGCGCGAGCGGTTTTTTGCGGTGAACGAGCGGTTTCACATGCTGCTGCTGGAGCTGGCCGACAACCGCTGGCGCAGTCAGATGGTGGCCGACCTGCGCAAAGTGATGAAACTCAACCGCCACAACTCGCTACTCAAGCAGGGGCGCATTGAAGACTCGCTGAACGAGCACCGCGCCATCCTGGCTGGCATGGTGGCGCGCGATGGCAAGGCCACCGTGAAGGCCATGCAAGCGCATTTTGCGCAGGGACTGGAAGCGGCGACTCCGGATTGA
- a CDS encoding lysophospholipid acyltransferase family protein: MHHTIFDTPVVNTLLRALSRFTLHITGWRVEGVLPAHAAKSVLIAAPHTSNWDLPYTLMLAFSLRLRVYWMGKQSLFKAPFGGVMRWLGGIPVNREQSSNLVAMSAQAMRNAVGPMQLIVPPEGTRGKTRHWKTGFYFIAQQAGVPIVLAFVDYGRKVGGLGPVFEPTGDLDGDMARIKAFYAPIQGKNPTQFEA; the protein is encoded by the coding sequence ATGCACCACACCATTTTTGACACGCCGGTAGTCAACACGCTCCTGCGCGCTTTATCGCGTTTCACCTTGCACATCACTGGCTGGCGGGTGGAGGGCGTCTTGCCCGCCCATGCCGCCAAAAGCGTGTTGATTGCCGCGCCCCACACCAGCAACTGGGACCTGCCGTACACGCTGATGCTGGCGTTCTCGCTGCGGCTGCGGGTGTACTGGATGGGTAAGCAGAGCCTGTTCAAGGCGCCGTTTGGGGGCGTGATGCGTTGGCTGGGCGGCATTCCGGTGAACCGGGAGCAGTCGAGCAACCTGGTCGCTATGTCAGCCCAGGCCATGCGCAATGCGGTCGGGCCCATGCAGCTCATCGTGCCGCCCGAAGGCACCCGGGGCAAAACGCGGCACTGGAAGACGGGTTTCTATTTCATCGCCCAGCAGGCGGGGGTGCCCATCGTGCTCGCCTTTGTGGACTACGGCCGCAAGGTGGGTGGCCTGGGGCCGGTGTTTGAGCCGACCGGTGATCTGGACGGCGACATGGCGCGCATCAAGGCGTTTTATGCGCCCATCCAGGGCAAGAATCCGACGCAGTTCGAGGCCTGA
- a CDS encoding Lrp/AsnC family transcriptional regulator, with amino-acid sequence MTQPLDDTDRQLLSLLQANAREGTATLARQLGLARTTVVARIARLERSGVVAGYGVRLGARLDASTVRAWCSISVLPKTAPTVLRALEAMTEVEEVSAVSGPFDYLVFLRCTSHEQLDALLDKVGQLDGVHQTQTSIVLSRKIDRRSVGA; translated from the coding sequence ATGACCCAGCCCCTGGACGACACCGACCGCCAATTGCTCAGCCTGCTGCAGGCCAACGCCCGCGAGGGCACGGCCACACTGGCCCGCCAACTGGGGCTGGCCCGCACGACCGTGGTGGCGCGCATCGCGCGGCTGGAGCGCTCGGGCGTTGTGGCGGGGTATGGGGTGCGGCTGGGCGCTCGGCTGGATGCCAGCACCGTGCGCGCGTGGTGCTCCATCAGTGTGTTGCCCAAAACAGCGCCCACCGTGCTGCGCGCGCTGGAGGCCATGACCGAAGTTGAAGAGGTGTCCGCCGTGAGCGGGCCGTTTGACTACCTGGTGTTCTTGCGCTGCACCAGCCATGAACAACTCGACGCGCTGCTCGACAAGGTGGGCCAGCTCGACGGCGTGCACCAGACGCAGACCAGCATCGTGCTCAGCCGCAAGATCGATCGCCGGAGTGTGGGCGCGTGA
- a CDS encoding tetratricopeptide repeat protein yields MKMNRPKILNILLAALLLALVFFAWSNATRYGNRAQKAENYVLAKMWYLIAAHTGDAAAQNNLAGFYAEGRGGGRNDRLAVKWFEQASAAGVSAAKFNLSNFYEEGRGVPRNIHKATALLEELAKERDAVAAFNLGHIYATGRDDFPQDMEKAIGWYEKSAHMGYASAQYNLGAIYAQGTGGVPKDFALAGQWVLKAAQKNHSKAQMDYGFMQLAGIGVTENRTEGIQWLTKAGNDPATLKLMKERLALICASAPGAVEKEPCTGWMKGR; encoded by the coding sequence ATGAAAATGAACCGTCCAAAAATTCTGAATATTCTTTTGGCCGCACTGTTGCTGGCTCTGGTCTTCTTTGCTTGGAGCAATGCGACACGTTATGGAAACCGTGCCCAAAAAGCCGAAAACTATGTGCTGGCGAAGATGTGGTACCTCATTGCTGCTCACACCGGGGATGCCGCAGCGCAGAACAATTTGGCGGGCTTTTACGCGGAGGGGAGGGGAGGCGGCCGCAACGACAGGTTGGCAGTCAAGTGGTTTGAGCAAGCGTCAGCAGCCGGGGTCTCTGCAGCCAAGTTTAATTTGTCCAATTTTTACGAAGAAGGACGGGGTGTGCCCCGAAATATTCACAAAGCCACGGCGCTACTGGAGGAGCTGGCAAAAGAAAGAGATGCGGTGGCTGCATTCAACCTGGGGCATATCTATGCAACGGGGCGTGATGACTTTCCCCAAGATATGGAAAAGGCCATTGGCTGGTACGAGAAATCTGCGCACATGGGCTATGCGTCAGCACAGTACAACCTGGGAGCCATCTACGCCCAAGGCACTGGCGGCGTCCCCAAGGATTTTGCTCTTGCGGGCCAGTGGGTTCTGAAGGCAGCGCAGAAAAATCACAGCAAAGCCCAGATGGACTATGGCTTCATGCAACTGGCCGGGATTGGGGTCACTGAAAACCGAACAGAGGGCATTCAATGGCTGACAAAGGCTGGCAACGACCCGGCTACTTTGAAACTAATGAAGGAGCGACTCGCGCTGATCTGCGCAAGCGCACCGGGCGCAGTGGAGAAAGAGCCTTGCACCGGGTGGATGAAGGGTCGCTAA
- a CDS encoding long-chain fatty acid--CoA ligase, which yields MTPSPPDIASVQTLPQLLAYRAARTPDSEAYRAFDPHTHTWVSLTWADTTRRVDAWTQALLALQLPAAARVAILLPNGLNAMCADQSTLATGCVPVPLHAIDNPGSIAYILADCEASMLILGQAEQWEKIRAVGTPFPALRAVVITDDDTSTFKATAGSGDEPAVGSLAQWLAGAAHAGSAPTPQAPQADDLAAIVYTSGTTGKPKGVMLTHRNVVSDVKASLDRIAPTLDDVFLSFLPLSHTFERTGGYYLPIAAGSCVAYARSVPLLAEDLKTVRPTVLVSVPRIYERIHAKLLEKLSPTPWKMQLYEAAQNKGWARFCAAQGLPAPTPDDSSRAAGWMAALPWPVLRALVAQPLLAQFGGRVRVAVSGGAPLSPTIAKCFLGLGLPLVQGYGMTETAPVVAVNALSDNDPACVGKALSGVEVRIGDNRELQVRGPIVMKGYWKRPEDTAKILSADGWLGTGDQADIVNGRIYIRGRIKEIIVTSTGEKIPPGDLELALLADPLLEQAFVVGENRPFIACVAVLKTDEWQRLAADLGLNPQAADSLNQPSVHRAVLARIEKNTASFARYAVPRAIHLTLEPWTIENTFMTPTLKLKRNNLMTFFAQPIEGMYQKPGGR from the coding sequence ATGACCCCCTCCCCTCCCGATATCGCCAGCGTCCAGACGCTGCCCCAGCTTCTCGCCTACCGCGCCGCCCGCACCCCGGATTCGGAGGCCTATCGCGCCTTTGATCCACACACCCACACCTGGGTCAGCCTGACCTGGGCCGACACTACGCGGCGTGTTGACGCCTGGACACAAGCGCTGCTGGCCCTGCAGTTGCCTGCTGCGGCGCGCGTGGCCATCTTGCTGCCCAACGGGCTCAACGCCATGTGTGCCGACCAGTCCACGCTGGCCACGGGCTGTGTGCCTGTGCCCCTGCATGCGATCGACAACCCTGGCAGCATTGCCTACATCCTGGCCGACTGCGAAGCCTCGATGCTCATCCTGGGCCAGGCCGAGCAGTGGGAGAAGATCCGGGCCGTGGGCACACCGTTCCCGGCCTTGCGCGCAGTGGTCATCACCGACGACGACACATCGACGTTCAAAGCCACGGCAGGTTCTGGCGACGAGCCTGCTGTGGGTTCGCTGGCGCAGTGGCTTGCGGGTGCAGCGCACGCCGGCAGTGCCCCCACGCCCCAGGCGCCGCAGGCGGATGACCTGGCCGCCATCGTCTACACCTCGGGTACCACCGGCAAACCCAAAGGGGTGATGCTGACGCACCGCAATGTGGTCAGCGACGTGAAGGCGTCGCTCGACCGCATCGCGCCCACGCTGGACGATGTGTTCCTGTCATTCCTGCCGCTGTCGCACACCTTTGAGCGCACGGGCGGTTACTACCTGCCCATTGCCGCAGGCAGCTGCGTGGCCTATGCACGGTCGGTCCCTTTGCTGGCCGAAGATCTGAAAACCGTGCGTCCGACGGTGTTGGTGTCGGTGCCCCGCATCTACGAACGCATCCACGCCAAGCTGCTCGAAAAACTATCCCCCACGCCCTGGAAGATGCAGCTGTATGAAGCGGCGCAAAACAAGGGCTGGGCGCGCTTTTGTGCCGCCCAGGGCCTGCCTGCTCCCACACCAGACGACAGCAGCCGGGCCGCCGGCTGGATGGCGGCCCTGCCTTGGCCGGTATTGCGGGCCTTGGTGGCCCAGCCGCTGCTGGCGCAATTTGGTGGCCGCGTACGCGTCGCCGTGAGCGGTGGCGCCCCGCTGTCGCCCACCATCGCCAAGTGCTTTCTGGGCCTGGGCCTGCCCCTGGTGCAAGGCTACGGCATGACCGAGACGGCCCCCGTGGTAGCGGTCAACGCACTGAGCGACAACGATCCCGCTTGCGTGGGCAAGGCCCTGTCGGGCGTGGAGGTGCGCATTGGCGACAACCGCGAGCTGCAGGTGCGCGGCCCCATCGTGATGAAGGGCTACTGGAAACGCCCCGAAGACACCGCCAAGATCCTGAGCGCCGACGGCTGGTTGGGCACGGGTGACCAAGCTGACATCGTGAACGGCCGCATTTACATCCGAGGGCGTATCAAGGAAATCATCGTTACTTCAACCGGTGAAAAGATCCCGCCCGGCGACCTGGAACTGGCCTTGCTGGCCGATCCGCTGTTGGAGCAAGCCTTTGTGGTGGGCGAAAACCGCCCCTTCATCGCCTGTGTGGCGGTTCTCAAGACCGACGAATGGCAGCGCCTGGCCGCTGACCTGGGCCTGAACCCGCAAGCGGCCGACAGCCTGAACCAACCCAGCGTGCACCGCGCCGTGCTGGCCCGCATCGAGAAGAACACCGCCAGCTTTGCCCGTTATGCTGTCCCACGCGCCATTCACCTGACACTCGAACCGTGGACGATTGAAAACACCTTCATGACCCCCACGCTCAAGCTCAAGCGCAACAACCTGATGACGTTTTTTGCGCAGCCCATCGAGGGGATGTACCAAAAGCCTGGGGGCCGCTGA
- the dusA gene encoding tRNA dihydrouridine(20/20a) synthase DusA, translating into MPVEPTLSPWRMSVAPMMDWTDRHCRYFHRLLTRQTLLYTEMVNAGAIIHGGTERHLRFNAEEHPVALQLGGNEPDKLAEAARLGAQWGYGEINLNCGCPSDRVQRGAFGASLMKSPQLVADCVKAMKDVVDVPVTVKHRIGIDKIEDYGFVRDFIGTVADAGCTVFIVHARNAWLQGLSPKENRDIPPLRYGVVHQLKAEFPHFTIAINGGITADAVVQEQLEHLDGVMIGREAYHNPWWLARWDPLYYGGTPCPLTREEVELAMVEYMEREAALYGTPWAHIARHMLGLRHSLPGARIWRQVWSNHLLKDRPAREVHALAMQSYASAALEPTPEAPMQAAAAT; encoded by the coding sequence TTGCCCGTGGAACCCACCCTGAGCCCCTGGCGCATGTCCGTCGCCCCGATGATGGACTGGACCGACCGCCACTGCCGTTACTTTCATCGGCTGCTGACCCGCCAGACCCTGCTTTACACCGAGATGGTGAACGCGGGCGCCATCATCCATGGCGGCACCGAACGGCACCTGCGCTTCAACGCCGAAGAGCACCCCGTGGCCCTGCAACTGGGCGGCAACGAGCCCGACAAGCTGGCCGAGGCCGCACGCCTGGGCGCGCAATGGGGCTACGGTGAGATCAACCTCAACTGCGGCTGCCCCAGCGACCGCGTGCAGCGCGGCGCGTTTGGTGCCAGCCTGATGAAATCGCCCCAGCTGGTGGCCGACTGTGTGAAGGCCATGAAGGACGTGGTGGATGTGCCCGTCACCGTCAAGCACCGCATCGGCATCGACAAAATCGAGGACTATGGCTTTGTGCGCGACTTCATCGGCACCGTGGCCGATGCCGGGTGCACCGTGTTCATCGTGCATGCGCGCAACGCCTGGCTGCAGGGCCTGAGTCCCAAGGAAAACCGCGACATCCCACCGCTGCGGTATGGGGTGGTCCACCAGCTCAAGGCCGAGTTTCCGCATTTCACCATCGCCATCAATGGCGGCATCACCGCCGATGCGGTGGTGCAAGAGCAACTGGAGCACCTCGATGGCGTGATGATTGGTCGTGAGGCGTACCACAACCCATGGTGGCTGGCCCGCTGGGACCCTCTCTACTACGGCGGCACCCCCTGCCCTCTGACGCGCGAGGAAGTTGAGCTGGCGATGGTCGAATACATGGAGCGCGAAGCGGCCCTGTACGGCACGCCCTGGGCCCACATCGCCCGCCACATGCTGGGCCTGCGCCACAGCCTGCCCGGCGCCCGCATCTGGCGCCAGGTGTGGAGCAACCATTTGCTCAAGGACCGACCCGCGCGGGAGGTGCATGCATTGGCGATGCAGTCGTATGCGAGCGCTGCGCTGGAGCCAACGCCAGAGGCCCCCATGCAGGCCGCTGCGGCTACGTGA
- a CDS encoding saccharopine dehydrogenase family protein — MTHLSTPSNTTTRHAITILGAGHIGFAMALLLQQTGDYDTLVVDRDPVRLAEVATLGVSTRLATDNASLQAAIGGRFAVLNALPFHCAVPVATLCAAAGVHYFDLTEDVQSTQAIRALAANARSVLMPQCGLAPGFIGIVGHDLARRFDTLHSLRMRVGALPRYPQGALRYNLTWSTEGLINEYCNPCEAIVDGVRTTVPALEGLETFALDGVEYEAFNTSGGLGTLTETLAGKARQVDYQSIRYPGHNAILKLLLNDLRLRDRRDLLKDILETAIPTTDQDVIVVFATASGLKGGRLVQESYSAHIVGTELAGHRLSAIQLTTAAGICTALDLVADGRLPQRGFVGQESVALADFLANRFGVAYAGDEASVH; from the coding sequence ATGACCCATCTTTCCACCCCCTCCAACACCACCACCCGCCACGCCATTACCATCCTGGGCGCGGGCCACATCGGCTTTGCCATGGCGCTGCTGCTGCAGCAAACGGGCGACTACGACACCCTGGTGGTGGACCGCGATCCGGTGCGATTGGCAGAGGTGGCCACCTTGGGGGTATCCACCCGGCTGGCCACGGACAACGCCAGCCTGCAAGCCGCCATCGGTGGCCGTTTTGCCGTGCTCAACGCTCTGCCGTTTCACTGCGCCGTGCCCGTGGCCACCCTGTGCGCGGCGGCAGGCGTGCACTACTTTGATCTGACGGAGGATGTGCAAAGCACCCAAGCCATTCGCGCACTGGCGGCCAACGCCCGCAGCGTGCTCATGCCGCAATGTGGCCTGGCACCGGGCTTCATCGGCATCGTGGGCCACGACCTGGCCCGGCGTTTTGACACCCTGCACTCGCTGCGCATGCGCGTGGGTGCGCTGCCGCGTTATCCGCAAGGCGCGCTGCGCTACAACCTGACCTGGAGCACCGAAGGCCTCATCAACGAATACTGCAACCCCTGCGAGGCGATAGTGGACGGGGTGCGCACCACCGTGCCCGCGCTGGAGGGGCTGGAGACCTTTGCGCTCGATGGCGTGGAGTACGAGGCCTTCAATACCTCGGGCGGCCTGGGCACGCTCACCGAAACGCTGGCGGGCAAGGCGCGGCAGGTGGATTACCAGTCCATCCGCTACCCCGGCCACAACGCGATCCTGAAACTGCTGCTCAACGACCTGCGCCTGCGCGACCGGCGCGATCTGCTCAAGGACATTCTGGAAACGGCCATCCCCACCACGGACCAGGATGTGATCGTGGTGTTTGCCACCGCTTCGGGTCTGAAAGGCGGACGGCTGGTGCAGGAGTCTTACTCGGCGCACATCGTGGGCACCGAGCTGGCGGGGCACCGGTTGAGCGCCATTCAGCTCACCACAGCGGCGGGTATCTGCACGGCGCTGGACCTGGTGGCTGACGGGCGTTTGCCGCAGCGCGGCTTCGTGGGCCAGGAGTCCGTGGCGCTGGCGGACTTCCTGGCGAACCGGTTTGGGGTGGCCTACGCCGGGGACGAAGCGTCGGTGCATTGA